CGTTTTCAGAATAATGTGGGTCAGCTCGCGAATACTGCTAATCTGTCCAGTGTAAGAAAAGACATCGCCAGGCTTTACACGATTTCCAAAGAAATGAACATCAAAATTAGCTAACTAACGAGTATCGATATGGAAACTATAAAAAAAAATAAAAAAGAGCTGATTGGTCTGATCGTGTCCGACAAAATGGATAAGTCCGTGGTGGTAAGGGTGGAAAGATTTGTACAG
This window of the uncultured Desulfobacter sp. genome carries:
- the rpmC gene encoding 50S ribosomal protein L29; translation: MLKGSEIRDMDPGQIKDKIVELKKELFNLRFQNNVGQLANTANLSSVRKDIARLYTISKEMNIKIS